Proteins from one Catenuloplanes atrovinosus genomic window:
- a CDS encoding diacylglycerol/lipid kinase family protein, with protein MEDSGQPHALLRAAVPRPVRTAVVVNPAKVADLAEHRRLICEGLEPAGWPEPLWLETTPEDPGLGQARAAVAAGAEVVFVSGGDGTVRAAISGLAGTGVAMAVLPSGTGNLLAANLGLEGHVAAAVRVVLDGGRRLIDVGEVDETGDCFAVMAGMGFDAQMLAGTSERAKKRIGWFAYLFGAARHIRDRPMRVRIKLDGNRILDRRARTVLIGNVGRLQGGVRLLADAEPDDGQFNVAVVTARSLGQWAVLSLGVLYRWRRVPRMELYTASEVEVRSNRAQPRQLDGDLIAPAEVLRVRLHPKALVLCVPRPERARDLAEGADRVKEKA; from the coding sequence ATGGAAGACAGCGGGCAGCCCCACGCGCTCCTGCGGGCGGCCGTGCCCCGGCCGGTGCGGACGGCCGTGGTGGTCAACCCGGCGAAGGTCGCCGACCTCGCCGAGCACCGGCGGCTGATCTGCGAAGGGCTGGAGCCGGCCGGCTGGCCCGAGCCGCTCTGGCTGGAGACCACGCCGGAGGACCCCGGCCTCGGCCAGGCGCGGGCCGCGGTCGCGGCCGGCGCGGAGGTGGTCTTCGTCTCCGGCGGCGACGGCACGGTCCGCGCCGCGATCAGCGGGCTGGCCGGGACCGGCGTGGCGATGGCCGTGCTGCCGTCCGGCACCGGCAACCTGCTGGCCGCGAACCTGGGCCTGGAGGGGCACGTGGCCGCGGCCGTGCGCGTGGTGCTGGACGGCGGCCGGCGGCTGATCGACGTGGGCGAGGTCGACGAGACCGGCGACTGCTTCGCGGTGATGGCCGGCATGGGCTTCGACGCGCAGATGCTGGCCGGCACGTCCGAGCGGGCGAAGAAGCGGATCGGCTGGTTCGCGTACCTGTTCGGCGCGGCCCGGCACATCCGGGACCGGCCGATGCGGGTGCGGATCAAACTGGACGGCAACCGAATCCTGGACCGGCGCGCCCGTACCGTGCTGATCGGGAACGTGGGCCGGCTCCAGGGCGGCGTGCGCCTGCTGGCCGACGCGGAACCGGACGACGGCCAGTTCAACGTGGCGGTGGTGACCGCGCGCAGCCTGGGCCAGTGGGCGGTGCTCAGCCTGGGCGTGCTCTACCGGTGGCGCCGCGTGCCGCGGATGGAGCTGTACACCGCATCCGAGGTGGAGGTGCGCAGCAACCGGGCACAGCCGCGCCAGCTGGACGGCGACCTGATCGCGCCGGCCGAGGTGCTGCGCGTCCGCCTCCACCCGAAGGCGCTGGTGCTGTGCGTACCCCGGCCCGAACGCGCCCGCGACCTGGCCGAGGGCGCCGACCGGGTGAAAGAGAAAGCATGA
- a CDS encoding MarR family transcriptional regulator has protein sequence MADSRAVIVALERMKQSHLTLHHAVARRLKINSTDAEAIAHLIEDEPLSQEALRVRLLISKSAMTALVDRLERSGFLVRHANPADRRSTLLTVSESARQGWETGMQRVFDTIDPVAAALGPDAAAVVAEFLDRVADLQLKLADDVMRYRSEPGE, from the coding sequence GTGGCGGACAGCCGTGCGGTGATCGTGGCGCTGGAGCGGATGAAGCAGTCGCATCTGACGCTGCACCACGCGGTGGCGCGCCGCCTGAAGATCAACTCGACGGACGCGGAGGCGATCGCGCATCTGATCGAGGACGAGCCGCTCAGCCAGGAGGCGCTGCGGGTGCGCCTGCTGATCAGCAAGAGCGCGATGACCGCGCTGGTGGACCGGCTGGAGCGGAGCGGGTTCCTGGTCCGGCACGCGAATCCGGCGGACCGGCGCTCGACGCTGCTGACCGTGTCGGAGAGCGCACGGCAGGGATGGGAGACCGGGATGCAGCGGGTCTTCGACACGATCGACCCGGTGGCGGCGGCGCTCGGGCCGGACGCCGCCGCCGTGGTGGCCGAGTTCCTCGACCGCGTCGCCGACCTGCAGCTCAAGCTGGCGGACGACGTGATGCGCTACCGGTCAGAACCGGGGGAGTAG
- a CDS encoding YihY/virulence factor BrkB family protein — MSSTNQVPETRLMSGDELSADDAWHALRVYGRWHLFHDAFVRFRYGDGFSHSRALALQLCLAVVPFLIALAGLATDLGVEEGGLVVADTILALTPGASHDIVADLLTDDQRTEEAGELALALGLITGMVSLTQTMAQIERGANRIYGVERDRPALLKYVRAAVLAVLAGVPALFGFLTLVASRPFGDSIARRYPVWGDEFAAVWNVVRWPASLALVVFAVGVIFRYAPRRRQPGLSWLLFGAALATVLWWATSLLLAGYVRFSGGFGDTYGPLTGIIALLIWANLTGIALFLGLAFAAQLEAARVGAPEPAEPDRWRPTPADDRPHAPHLPSARSSKNRKSVKAARVRSFGAGFAVGPDGTHRRVRPHKPPPE; from the coding sequence ATGAGTTCCACCAATCAGGTTCCCGAGACGCGACTGATGTCCGGGGACGAGCTCTCCGCCGACGACGCGTGGCACGCGCTGCGCGTGTACGGCCGCTGGCACCTGTTCCACGACGCGTTCGTGCGGTTCCGCTACGGCGACGGCTTCAGCCACTCGCGCGCGCTGGCGCTGCAGCTCTGCCTCGCGGTGGTGCCGTTCCTGATCGCGCTCGCCGGTCTCGCCACCGACCTCGGCGTGGAGGAGGGCGGCCTGGTGGTGGCGGACACCATCCTCGCGCTCACCCCCGGCGCCAGCCACGACATCGTCGCCGACCTGCTCACCGACGACCAGCGCACCGAGGAGGCCGGTGAGCTGGCGCTGGCGCTCGGCCTGATCACCGGCATGGTGTCGCTGACCCAGACCATGGCGCAGATCGAGCGCGGCGCGAACCGGATATACGGCGTCGAGCGCGACCGCCCGGCGCTGCTCAAATACGTCCGCGCCGCCGTACTCGCGGTGCTGGCCGGCGTGCCCGCGCTGTTCGGCTTCCTCACGCTGGTCGCCAGCCGCCCGTTCGGCGACTCGATCGCGCGCCGCTACCCGGTCTGGGGCGACGAGTTCGCCGCGGTCTGGAACGTGGTGCGCTGGCCGGCCAGCCTCGCGCTGGTCGTCTTCGCGGTCGGCGTGATCTTCCGGTACGCGCCGCGCCGCCGCCAGCCCGGCCTGTCCTGGCTGTTGTTCGGCGCCGCGCTGGCCACCGTGCTGTGGTGGGCGACCAGCCTGCTCCTCGCCGGCTACGTGCGCTTCTCCGGGGGCTTCGGCGACACGTACGGCCCGCTGACCGGCATCATCGCGTTGCTGATCTGGGCCAACCTGACCGGCATCGCGCTCTTCCTCGGGCTCGCGTTCGCGGCCCAGCTGGAGGCCGCGCGGGTCGGCGCGCCGGAGCCGGCCGAGCCGGACCGCTGGCGTCCCACGCCGGCCGACGACCGTCCACACGCGCCACACCTGCCCTCGGCCCGGTCGTCGAAGAACCGCAAGAGCGTCAAGGCCGCGCGGGTACGGTCGTTCGGCGCCGGCTTCGCGGTCGGCCCGGACGGCACGCACCGCCGGGTCCGCCCGCACAAGCCGCCGCCGGAGTAG
- a CDS encoding ABC transporter substrate-binding protein, giving the protein MFRTRKIGVVAAALAVTASLGLAACGGDDSGDSGDGKTLRLWHYEGPNSAMGIAWAKAIEDFKASHPGVEVVYEEKGFEQIRQNAGMILNSNEAPDLMEYNKGNASAGLLSKQGLLTDMTEEVTKRGWDKKIPASIATTSKYDQNGVMGGDKWYGVTNYGEYVMVYYNKDEFKRLNLQVPTTLAEFETVMQKFKDDGKTPLAVGGAEYPAQQIFYQLALSQATNTFVDDFQLYKNKVNFQGPEMTYGATKFAEWVSKGYIAKDSAGVKAEDMGVNFIQGKSPILISGSWWYGRFSDEIKYDWGTFLFPGNTLQAGSGGNLWVIPTSAKNKSLAYDFIEITMKPEIQALLGNSGGVPIGADASAITDAKNKELIENFNKINAANGLAFYPDWPAPGYYDVLVAGMQNLINGSKTPQAVLDEIATPYNDNLASIGK; this is encoded by the coding sequence ATGTTCCGTACCAGGAAGATAGGGGTTGTCGCGGCCGCACTGGCCGTGACGGCGTCCCTCGGACTCGCGGCCTGCGGCGGCGACGACTCCGGCGACTCCGGCGACGGCAAGACCCTGAGGCTGTGGCACTACGAGGGGCCGAACAGCGCGATGGGCATCGCCTGGGCCAAGGCGATCGAGGACTTCAAGGCGTCCCACCCGGGCGTCGAGGTCGTCTACGAGGAGAAGGGCTTCGAGCAGATCCGGCAGAACGCCGGCATGATCCTGAACTCGAACGAGGCCCCGGACCTCATGGAGTACAACAAGGGCAACGCCAGCGCCGGTCTGCTGTCCAAGCAGGGTCTCCTGACGGACATGACCGAGGAGGTCACCAAGCGCGGCTGGGACAAGAAGATCCCGGCGAGCATCGCGACCACGTCCAAGTACGACCAGAACGGCGTCATGGGCGGCGACAAGTGGTACGGCGTCACGAACTACGGCGAGTACGTGATGGTCTACTACAACAAGGACGAGTTCAAGCGGCTCAACCTGCAGGTGCCGACCACGCTGGCCGAGTTCGAGACGGTCATGCAGAAGTTCAAGGACGACGGTAAGACCCCGCTCGCGGTCGGCGGCGCGGAGTACCCGGCGCAGCAGATCTTCTACCAGCTCGCGCTCTCCCAGGCGACGAACACGTTCGTCGACGACTTCCAGCTCTACAAGAACAAGGTCAACTTCCAGGGCCCGGAGATGACGTACGGCGCGACCAAGTTCGCCGAGTGGGTCAGCAAGGGCTACATCGCGAAGGACTCGGCCGGCGTCAAGGCCGAGGACATGGGCGTCAACTTCATCCAGGGCAAGTCGCCCATCCTGATCTCCGGCTCCTGGTGGTACGGCCGCTTCAGCGACGAGATCAAGTACGACTGGGGCACGTTCCTGTTCCCGGGCAACACGCTGCAGGCCGGCTCCGGCGGCAACCTCTGGGTCATCCCGACCAGCGCGAAGAACAAGTCGCTGGCGTACGACTTCATCGAGATCACGATGAAGCCGGAGATCCAGGCGCTGCTCGGCAACTCCGGCGGCGTCCCGATCGGTGCCGACGCGTCCGCGATCACGGACGCGAAGAACAAGGAGCTGATCGAGAACTTCAACAAGATCAATGCTGCGAACGGCCTCGCGTTCTACCCGGACTGGCCGGCGCCCGGCTACTACGACGTGCTGGTGGCGGGCATGCAGAACCTGATCAACGGTTCCAAGACCCCGCAGGCGGTCCTCGACGAGATCGCCACGCCGTACAACGACAACCTCGCCAGCATCGGCAAGTAG
- a CDS encoding LacI family DNA-binding transcriptional regulator, with translation MSLTCGFAWLDVEVGMMASMADVARRANVAVSTVSYALNGTRPVAKATAERIHRAMEELGYRPNALARGLASKRSRNIALIFPMLERGLGLTEMEFVSAAAETAGELGYHLVLWSTPLGDTDLLTRLTRQGLVDGVVIMEVHLDDARIEMLRRTGVPFCMIGRTGENREDPFADIDFESTIRDAVAHLAGLGHRTVGFINHSRASFDAGYGPSVRAARAFEEAARDSGLRHFSRFCDDSPTAGREMWPEIVAAQPGVTGVIVMNERAGAGVLAAILRSGARVPEDFSVLSVASSERVAEMTYPPLTTFHPPAAELGRLGVQVLIDRLEGGEVPLVQQLIPCRLVLRDSTGPATRQPGAGI, from the coding sequence ATGTCGCTGACCTGCGGTTTTGCATGGCTGGACGTGGAGGTGGGGATGATGGCGTCGATGGCCGACGTGGCCCGCCGCGCGAACGTCGCGGTCTCCACCGTCTCCTACGCGCTGAACGGCACGCGGCCGGTCGCGAAGGCGACGGCGGAGCGCATCCACCGGGCCATGGAGGAGCTCGGCTACCGGCCGAACGCCCTGGCCCGTGGCCTGGCCAGCAAGCGCAGCCGGAACATCGCGCTGATCTTCCCGATGCTGGAGCGCGGCCTCGGCCTGACCGAGATGGAGTTCGTCAGCGCCGCCGCGGAGACCGCCGGTGAGCTGGGATACCACCTGGTGCTCTGGTCCACGCCGCTCGGCGACACCGACCTGCTCACCCGGCTGACCCGGCAGGGCCTGGTCGACGGCGTGGTGATCATGGAGGTGCACCTCGACGACGCGCGGATCGAGATGCTGCGCCGCACCGGAGTGCCGTTCTGCATGATCGGCCGGACCGGCGAGAACCGCGAGGACCCGTTCGCGGACATCGACTTCGAGAGCACGATCCGGGACGCGGTGGCGCACCTGGCCGGGCTCGGCCACCGTACGGTCGGCTTCATCAACCACTCGCGCGCCTCGTTCGACGCGGGTTACGGCCCGTCCGTGCGCGCGGCGCGCGCGTTCGAGGAGGCGGCGCGCGACAGCGGCCTGCGCCACTTCAGCCGGTTCTGCGACGACTCGCCGACGGCCGGCCGGGAGATGTGGCCGGAGATCGTCGCGGCCCAACCCGGCGTGACCGGCGTGATCGTGATGAACGAGCGCGCCGGTGCCGGCGTGCTCGCCGCGATCCTGCGGTCGGGGGCGCGCGTCCCCGAGGATTTTTCGGTACTTTCGGTCGCTTCCTCCGAGCGGGTCGCCGAGATGACCTACCCGCCGCTGACCACGTTCCACCCGCCCGCGGCGGAACTGGGCCGGCTGGGCGTGCAGGTGCTCATCGACCGCCTGGAGGGAGGCGAGGTACCCCTCGTTCAGCAGCTCATCCCCTGCCGTCTGGTGCTGCGCGACAGCACCGGGCCGGCGACGCGACAACCGGGGGCCGGGATCTGA
- a CDS encoding TIGR03557 family F420-dependent LLM class oxidoreductase, which yields MVSIGYTLMSEQSGPRELVDYAIRAEAAGFGHLVMSDHYNPWLESQGHSPYAWSVLGAVAHATSRVEMLSYVTCPIRRYHPAVVAQKASTVGVLSEGRFTLGLGSGENLNEHVVGPWPHVQDRHDMFEEALQIIRPLLAGERLTYSGTYFDVPEARIWDRPEQHVPMAIAISGRSSAALAAEYGDAVVAIEPDADLLGAYREAGGAGNRYGQVPICWGPDEEACRKIVHDQWRWSGLTWKVNAELPEPESFAAATQTVREEDVAEAVSCGPDVEKHVASIQKFVDAGFSHVAVVQVGGDNQEAFLEWAQKELLPRF from the coding sequence ATGGTGTCCATTGGCTACACGTTGATGAGTGAGCAGTCCGGCCCCCGCGAGCTGGTGGATTACGCGATCCGCGCCGAGGCCGCGGGGTTCGGGCATCTGGTGATGTCCGATCACTACAACCCGTGGCTGGAGTCGCAGGGGCACTCGCCCTACGCGTGGTCCGTGCTCGGCGCGGTCGCGCACGCCACGTCGCGCGTGGAGATGCTGTCGTACGTCACCTGTCCCATCCGCCGCTACCACCCGGCCGTCGTCGCGCAGAAGGCGTCGACGGTCGGCGTGCTGTCCGAGGGCCGGTTCACGCTCGGGCTCGGCTCCGGCGAGAACCTGAACGAGCACGTGGTGGGCCCCTGGCCGCACGTGCAGGACCGGCACGACATGTTCGAGGAGGCGCTCCAGATCATTCGGCCGCTGCTGGCCGGCGAGCGCCTGACGTACTCCGGCACGTACTTCGACGTGCCCGAGGCCCGTATCTGGGACCGGCCCGAGCAGCACGTCCCGATGGCGATCGCGATCTCCGGCCGATCCTCGGCCGCGCTCGCCGCGGAGTACGGCGACGCGGTGGTGGCGATCGAGCCGGACGCGGACCTGCTGGGCGCGTACCGCGAGGCGGGCGGCGCCGGAAACCGCTACGGCCAGGTGCCGATCTGCTGGGGCCCGGACGAGGAGGCCTGCCGCAAGATCGTGCACGACCAGTGGCGCTGGTCCGGCCTCACCTGGAAGGTCAACGCGGAGCTGCCCGAGCCGGAGTCGTTCGCGGCCGCCACCCAGACCGTGCGCGAGGAGGACGTGGCCGAGGCCGTGAGCTGCGGCCCGGACGTGGAGAAGCACGTCGCCTCGATCCAGAAGTTCGTCGACGCCGGGTTCAGCCACGTCGCCGTGGTGCAGGTCGGCGGCGACAACCAGGAGGCGTTCCTGGAGTGGGCGCAGAAGGAGCTACTCCCCCGGTTCTGA
- a CDS encoding endonuclease/exonuclease/phosphatase family protein → MPLTVMTYNILNGGGSRLDDLLGIVDARRPDLLALQELRGWDRAGARVTTRVAAALGMTAHLARATLGMPVAVLVRPPGRVLRHRVIRLPLHHAASIVEVATDRGPLTVTSAHLNPFSGSRRRHEAARLVRDTRPADGMALLMGDLNALDPGTDHTARLGGMHHLYRSRHVRRHLPGKADTRAIETLLAAGYRDLWTAAGGRGRPFTAPTTEGGGREFAHDGMRIDYILGSGPLAGLCTSCETLTGGTTESASDHYPVVATLDLSWPS, encoded by the coding sequence GTGCCGCTCACGGTCATGACCTACAACATCCTCAACGGTGGCGGATCGCGCCTCGACGACCTCCTCGGGATCGTCGACGCGCGGCGGCCGGACCTGCTCGCGCTCCAGGAGCTGCGCGGCTGGGACCGCGCCGGCGCCCGGGTGACCACGCGCGTCGCCGCCGCGCTCGGCATGACCGCGCACCTGGCCCGGGCCACGCTCGGCATGCCGGTCGCGGTGCTGGTCCGGCCGCCCGGCCGGGTGTTGCGGCACCGCGTGATCCGCCTGCCGCTGCACCACGCCGCGTCCATCGTGGAGGTGGCCACCGACCGCGGGCCGCTCACCGTGACCAGCGCGCACCTCAACCCGTTCTCCGGCTCCCGCCGCCGGCACGAGGCGGCCCGGCTGGTGCGCGACACCCGGCCGGCGGACGGGATGGCGCTGCTGATGGGCGACCTCAACGCGCTCGACCCGGGCACCGACCACACCGCGCGGCTGGGCGGGATGCACCACCTCTACCGCTCCCGCCACGTGCGCCGCCACCTGCCCGGCAAGGCCGACACGCGCGCGATCGAGACGTTGCTCGCCGCCGGGTACCGCGACCTCTGGACGGCCGCGGGCGGGCGCGGCCGGCCGTTCACCGCGCCCACCACGGAGGGCGGCGGCCGCGAGTTCGCCCACGACGGCATGCGCATCGACTACATCCTCGGCAGCGGCCCGCTCGCCGGCCTCTGCACCAGCTGCGAGACCCTCACCGGCGGCACCACCGAGTCCGCCTCCGACCACTACCCGGTGGTGGCCACGCTCGACCTCTCCTGGCCATCCTGA